A window of Dissulfurirhabdus thermomarina contains these coding sequences:
- a CDS encoding 4Fe-4S dicluster domain-containing protein produces MKLLRLPRQALADWLAALGRDAEVFGPKATAEGPALASLAPGETPDEAPGPPKAPLKTFFFPQPETLAVFSTRRDDPEAHVLRPPRLEAGRRVVLAGVRPCDARSVVLNALPFAGDPYFQARCGATVLIGAACAETCGTCFCRWTGGDPLGTEGLDLLLHPADGGDLLVEVLTAKGEGAAPEAGRPAAAADAEGLAARREASRRAAGRAPDPRPPLAAVDLLALHGAPFWGRVAEPCLNCGACTFLCPTCYCFDIQDETLRGRGRRIRYWDSCMFPLFTRHASGHNPRGAKFQRVRNRFLHKFRYFPDRYGPFSCVGCGRCIRECPVGIDVREVLREMLAFAGRGA; encoded by the coding sequence ATGAAGCTCCTTCGCCTCCCCCGGCAGGCCCTCGCGGACTGGCTCGCGGCCCTCGGCCGCGACGCCGAGGTTTTCGGCCCGAAGGCCACGGCCGAGGGGCCGGCCCTGGCCTCCCTCGCCCCGGGCGAGACCCCGGACGAGGCCCCCGGTCCGCCGAAGGCCCCCCTGAAGACCTTCTTCTTCCCCCAGCCCGAGACCCTGGCCGTCTTCTCCACGCGCCGGGACGATCCGGAGGCCCACGTCCTCCGCCCGCCCCGCCTCGAGGCCGGCCGGCGGGTGGTCCTGGCCGGCGTCCGGCCCTGCGACGCGCGAAGCGTCGTGCTGAACGCCCTCCCATTCGCCGGGGATCCCTACTTCCAGGCCCGCTGCGGGGCCACGGTGCTCATCGGCGCGGCCTGCGCCGAGACCTGCGGCACCTGCTTCTGCCGGTGGACCGGGGGCGACCCCCTCGGGACCGAGGGGCTGGACCTCCTGCTCCACCCCGCGGACGGCGGCGACCTCCTCGTGGAGGTCCTGACGGCGAAGGGGGAAGGGGCGGCGCCCGAGGCAGGCCGGCCGGCGGCGGCGGCCGACGCCGAGGGCCTCGCGGCGCGCCGGGAGGCCTCGCGGCGGGCGGCCGGCCGCGCCCCGGACCCCCGCCCGCCCCTGGCGGCCGTGGACCTCCTCGCGCTGCACGGCGCCCCCTTCTGGGGCCGGGTCGCGGAACCCTGCCTCAACTGCGGGGCCTGCACCTTCCTCTGTCCCACGTGTTACTGCTTCGACATCCAGGACGAGACGCTCCGCGGCCGCGGCCGGCGGATCCGCTACTGGGACTCCTGCATGTTCCCGCTCTTCACCCGGCACGCCTCCGGGCACAACCCGCGGGGGGCCAAGTTCCAGCGCGTCCGGAACCGGTTCCTCCACAAGTTCCGCTACTTCCCGGACCGCTACGGCCCCTTCTCGTGCGTGGGCTGCGGGCGTTGCATCCGGGAGTGCCCGGTGGGGATCGACGTGCGCGAGGTCCTGCGGGAGATGCTCGCCTTCGCCGGCCGCGGCGCCTGA